A single window of Xylocopilactobacillus apicola DNA harbors:
- a CDS encoding patatin-like phospholipase family protein: MYQAALVLEGGALRGQYTAGVLDTFLAENIAFKLVVGVSAGALCGANFISRQFGRTNQVNVNYRDAREYISPLNVFRYDGIINLDFLFADHGDGWINFDEDAYEASPMDFAVVATSIETGQAVYFEKPLGQDLYDDLKASASMPFVAQPAPTVKGPCMDGGTADPVPFSYAANRGFDKIVVVRTRDRAYRAKDITLLQEKASNQLYSQYPEFIQTMVNHSLIYNHQLDWLDELEQNGRAFVVAPDEPITIDRLERDKKKLTALYHQGRADGLKILDNLLEYLNR; the protein is encoded by the coding sequence ATGTATCAAGCAGCGTTAGTATTAGAAGGAGGAGCACTTCGTGGTCAGTATACAGCAGGTGTTCTGGATACTTTTTTAGCAGAAAATATCGCATTTAAATTAGTAGTTGGTGTCTCGGCAGGTGCGCTATGTGGGGCTAACTTTATTTCACGCCAGTTCGGTCGAACTAATCAAGTAAACGTTAACTATCGCGATGCCAGGGAATATATCTCGCCTTTAAACGTATTTCGTTACGACGGGATTATTAATCTTGACTTTTTATTTGCTGATCATGGTGATGGCTGGATTAATTTTGACGAAGATGCATATGAAGCGTCTCCTATGGATTTTGCCGTCGTTGCAACTTCGATCGAGACGGGACAGGCTGTTTACTTTGAAAAGCCGCTGGGGCAGGACTTATATGATGACTTGAAAGCATCAGCTTCAATGCCTTTTGTTGCTCAACCGGCGCCAACGGTTAAAGGACCTTGTATGGACGGTGGAACGGCTGATCCTGTTCCGTTCTCTTATGCGGCAAATCGTGGGTTTGATAAAATTGTGGTTGTTAGGACTCGTGATCGAGCTTACCGTGCTAAAGATATCACGTTGTTGCAAGAAAAAGCTTCTAATCAGCTTTATTCTCAGTATCCCGAGTTCATTCAAACAATGGTCAATCATTCGTTGATTTACAATCACCAGCTGGATTGGTTAGATGAACTAGAGCAAAATGGTCGTGCTTTTGTTGTTGCACCAGACGAACCAATTACGATCGATCGACTGGAGCGAGACAAGAAGAAATTAACGGCTTTATATCATCAAGGTCGTGCCGACGGCTTAAAGATTTTAGATAATTTACTTGAATACTTGAATCGGTAA
- a CDS encoding BMP family lipoprotein: protein MKIGRKLGVFASIAVVSLALVACGSKSNNSSKNTSGKANISAALVTDVGGVDDKSFNQSGWEGLQKWGKKNGLKKGVGGYDYAQSNSDAEFTPNINKLVQAKYKTIIGTGYKLVNSMSNAAKANPKTNFVIIDDVISGKNVASVTFKDNEAAFLAGVAAAKTTKTKKVGFIGGQHGQVIDRFEAGYRQGVAAVDKSIKVDVKYAESFNKPDVGQAIAKAMFNNNEDIIYQAAGGTGAGVFTAAKNEIGKKKVWVLGVDRDQTEEGKYSGGNLTLASTLKGVGNVVEKMATSVQDNKFPGGKTSVYGLKDKGVDLTKGNLSEGAWKSVQDYKQQVIDGKIKVVEKSSQLK from the coding sequence TTGAAAATTGGTCGTAAATTGGGTGTGTTTGCATCTATTGCAGTTGTTAGTCTGGCGCTGGTTGCTTGTGGAAGTAAAAGCAACAACAGTTCAAAAAATACTTCCGGCAAAGCTAATATTTCAGCAGCTTTAGTTACTGATGTTGGTGGTGTTGACGATAAGTCTTTTAATCAAAGCGGTTGGGAAGGCCTTCAAAAATGGGGTAAGAAAAATGGATTAAAAAAGGGTGTTGGTGGTTATGATTATGCTCAATCAAATTCTGATGCTGAATTTACACCAAACATTAATAAATTAGTTCAAGCTAAATATAAGACAATCATTGGGACTGGCTATAAATTAGTGAATTCAATGAGTAATGCAGCTAAAGCGAATCCAAAAACAAATTTTGTAATCATTGATGATGTGATTTCAGGAAAGAATGTTGCGTCTGTAACTTTTAAAGATAATGAAGCTGCATTTTTGGCAGGAGTTGCTGCTGCGAAGACAACTAAGACCAAAAAAGTTGGTTTTATTGGGGGACAACATGGCCAAGTAATTGATCGATTTGAAGCGGGTTATCGCCAAGGAGTTGCGGCAGTCGACAAATCGATTAAAGTTGACGTTAAATACGCAGAATCTTTTAATAAACCAGATGTGGGTCAAGCAATTGCCAAAGCGATGTTTAATAATAATGAAGATATAATTTATCAGGCTGCCGGTGGAACAGGGGCAGGTGTATTTACGGCTGCTAAGAATGAAATTGGTAAGAAAAAAGTTTGGGTTCTTGGTGTTGATCGTGATCAAACTGAAGAAGGAAAATACTCTGGTGGAAATTTAACTCTTGCCTCTACTCTTAAGGGCGTGGGAAACGTTGTTGAAAAAATGGCAACCTCTGTTCAAGATAATAAATTTCCAGGTGGCAAGACCAGTGTTTATGGCTTAAAAGACAAGGGTGTTGATCTAACAAAAGGTAATTTATCTGAAGGCGCTTGGAAATCCGTTCAAGATTATAAACAGCAAGTTATTGATGGTAAAATCAAAGTTGTAGAAAAATCTTCGCAACTAAAATAG
- a CDS encoding SLAP domain-containing protein — translation MKFKFTKIIGAAVVLLSPLAATGTVLADTNSATTYEGEAMTPLSGNLLVNYKKGYGIRVYSKPGIDFSTDRFLPSGSTWKVFGSQNGYYNVGKDQWVEQSYSVFPVENLDTIGYINYGPYYTVKTYNAPGIEDDHFESHGTAIHITHKAVVGGETWYKFNKVKNLDYWWNDVSSYHGNDGVWIKSEYVSFNPVYTPVGGSYLQIQYIKGYGVRVFQTPDGSKPTNQYLKDGTYWKVFGYQNGYYHVGNNQWVQTPYAALYDYNHN, via the coding sequence ATGAAATTCAAATTCACAAAAATTATCGGAGCAGCAGTGGTTCTTCTATCCCCGCTTGCTGCTACTGGTACGGTTTTAGCAGATACAAACTCTGCAACTACTTATGAAGGAGAAGCAATGACTCCTTTGAGTGGAAACTTGTTAGTTAACTATAAAAAGGGATATGGAATCCGTGTATACAGCAAGCCTGGCATTGATTTCTCAACTGACAGATTCTTACCTAGTGGCAGCACTTGGAAGGTCTTTGGTAGTCAAAATGGTTATTATAATGTCGGTAAAGATCAATGGGTTGAACAATCGTACTCCGTTTTTCCAGTTGAAAATTTAGATACAATTGGCTATATAAATTATGGTCCTTATTACACAGTAAAAACTTATAACGCTCCTGGCATTGAAGATGATCATTTCGAATCGCATGGCACTGCTATTCATATTACCCATAAAGCTGTGGTCGGAGGAGAAACGTGGTATAAATTTAATAAAGTAAAGAATTTAGACTATTGGTGGAATGATGTTTCTAGTTATCATGGTAATGATGGAGTATGGATCAAGAGCGAGTACGTTTCTTTTAATCCCGTCTACACTCCAGTAGGGGGTTCCTACTTACAAATCCAATACATTAAAGGATACGGTGTTCGGGTCTTCCAAACTCCAGATGGCAGCAAGCCAACCAATCAATATTTGAAAGACGGTACTTATTGGAAAGTATTTGGATATCAAAATGGTTATTATCATGTTGGAAATAATCAATGGGTCCAAACACCTTATGCTGCTTTATATGACTACAATCACAACTAA
- a CDS encoding M56 family metallopeptidase, translating into MQLTISSIIMSLIVFGIFDWIFRLFMNKNRFYRKYTLFFLDVLSFLMVAKLCFPFEFKFTKTIESENVYAFFYSIGRSYPKNSPGKFNVGFYLEIIWLIGSVIFLSIFLFNNLDIFRRLRRLNPLPEKYLSPKVKGMIPANVKLYYLPTNDSPFNYGFFKQKIFLTDLNLTEEEYKFVIEHELAHIRRRDGLRQFIVGLLVCIYWWFLPIYWFQKRIYKLHDLNADFGVVKNKNLEECESYIDCLTKITSLLKKERAINYKFHYTYFASVEKSSFDQRVSFLIKSYKNRNSSNFMNLLLLSIVIFMNLFIIEPSYPNPKCAEGTFEINPKDPETYVLKKDNKYYLIIDDKNICPLVNFPRTTDENLKQLSVRER; encoded by the coding sequence TTGCAACTTACTATTTCATCAATCATTATGTCGTTAATCGTTTTCGGCATTTTTGATTGGATATTTAGACTTTTCATGAACAAGAATAGATTTTACCGAAAATATACACTTTTCTTTCTCGATGTTTTGAGTTTTCTTATGGTAGCAAAGTTATGTTTTCCCTTTGAATTCAAGTTTACAAAAACTATTGAATCAGAAAATGTATATGCTTTCTTTTATTCGATTGGCAGATCTTATCCCAAAAATAGTCCAGGAAAATTTAATGTGGGATTTTATTTAGAGATCATTTGGCTTATTGGAAGCGTGATATTTCTAAGTATTTTTTTGTTTAATAATTTGGATATTTTCCGCAGGTTACGTCGGTTAAATCCTCTACCAGAAAAATACTTATCGCCCAAAGTTAAAGGAATGATTCCCGCAAACGTTAAACTTTATTATTTACCCACAAACGATTCGCCTTTTAATTATGGCTTTTTTAAGCAAAAAATTTTCTTAACTGATTTAAATTTAACGGAAGAAGAATATAAATTTGTTATTGAACATGAATTGGCTCATATCCGAAGGAGAGACGGGTTGCGACAATTTATAGTTGGTCTCTTAGTTTGTATTTATTGGTGGTTTTTGCCAATTTATTGGTTTCAAAAAAGAATTTATAAACTTCACGACTTAAATGCCGATTTTGGAGTTGTTAAGAATAAAAATCTTGAAGAATGTGAATCTTACATCGACTGTTTAACAAAGATTACAAGTCTTCTTAAAAAAGAAAGAGCTATAAATTATAAATTTCATTACACTTATTTTGCTTCGGTAGAGAAGTCTTCCTTTGATCAAAGAGTTAGTTTTTTGATTAAAAGCTACAAAAATAGAAATTCTTCTAATTTCATGAATTTGTTGTTGTTGTCTATTGTGATATTTATGAATTTGTTTATTATTGAACCTTCGTATCCTAATCCTAAGTGTGCGGAAGGTACTTTCGAAATTAATCCAAAAGATCCTGAGACGTATGTATTAAAAAAAGATAATAAATATTATTTGATTATAGACGATAAAAACATATGTCCATTAGTTAATTTTCCGCGCACAACTGACGAAAATTTAAAACAGTTATCTGTTAGAGAAAGATAA
- a CDS encoding MFS transporter, giving the protein MKSFKIQSVLLVLLSFVLGWSEFIIVGILVDIGTELKVSISVAGLLVTVFSAFYALGTPVITTLIRRNNLYRYLVSLMIILIFGNILAAISTSYFVLLLARIITAVVCGTLISVDLTITNIITPMAKKGKLIAWVFSGFSIASVLGVPLGTWITSISDWRTSFWVIAITTAITLLLLILFLPHDYSDPNEKMHKTVKKGFLRGEMSLLKDQRILLASLIPLFNWAGFYVVYTYFRPILSNWLHFASAWVTIIFLCDGLASLASNQLGGPLAQRDWMHILPWFFALEIIIMCSFPWTLNNKVTGLIALLAMSLLASLINSPIQIYLLEVAEKEYPEAVVFASSLNSIFASLGIAVGSAMGGVVVSNWKLPATGIAGAIFFLITLILVVVLAKVNRKR; this is encoded by the coding sequence TTGAAATCGTTTAAAATTCAAAGTGTTTTATTAGTTTTGCTTTCCTTTGTTTTGGGTTGGAGTGAATTTATTATTGTTGGGATTTTAGTCGATATTGGAACAGAATTAAAGGTTTCAATATCTGTCGCTGGACTGCTGGTAACAGTTTTTTCGGCGTTTTACGCTTTAGGAACCCCGGTTATCACGACGCTAATTCGCCGTAATAATCTTTATCGCTATTTAGTTAGTCTCATGATTATTTTGATTTTTGGGAATATTTTAGCTGCCATCTCAACTTCCTATTTTGTTTTGCTGCTTGCAAGGATCATAACTGCCGTAGTTTGTGGGACGTTGATTTCAGTTGATTTAACAATTACAAACATCATTACACCGATGGCAAAGAAAGGCAAGCTCATTGCATGGGTTTTTTCTGGCTTTAGTATTGCCTCGGTTTTGGGCGTCCCTTTAGGAACATGGATTACTTCTATTAGTGATTGGCGGACGTCTTTTTGGGTAATTGCGATCACAACAGCAATTACTCTATTATTACTGATTCTATTTTTACCACATGATTACTCCGATCCCAATGAGAAAATGCACAAAACAGTCAAGAAAGGATTTTTACGTGGTGAGATGAGCCTTTTGAAGGATCAGAGGATTTTGTTAGCAAGTTTAATTCCTTTATTCAACTGGGCGGGGTTCTACGTTGTTTATACTTATTTTCGCCCGATCCTCTCTAACTGGCTGCATTTTGCTTCCGCTTGGGTGACTATAATTTTCCTTTGTGACGGTCTAGCATCATTAGCTAGCAATCAACTGGGCGGACCTTTGGCTCAGCGGGACTGGATGCATATCTTGCCGTGGTTCTTTGCGCTGGAAATTATTATTATGTGTTCGTTCCCTTGGACGTTAAACAACAAAGTTACTGGTTTAATAGCTCTTTTGGCGATGTCTTTACTTGCTTCTTTAATTAATTCGCCAATTCAAATTTATTTACTTGAGGTTGCAGAAAAAGAATATCCCGAAGCAGTTGTGTTTGCCTCATCTTTAAATTCCATTTTCGCGAGCCTTGGAATTGCTGTAGGATCAGCGATGGGTGGAGTTGTTGTTAGTAATTGGAAATTGCCAGCAACAGGAATTGCAGGAGCAATTTTCTTTTTGATAACGCTGATTTTGGTTGTGGTCTTAGCGAAAGTCAATCGAAAAAGGTAA
- a CDS encoding SLAP domain-containing protein, with amino-acid sequence MKFKFTKIIGAAVVLLSPLAATGTVLADTNSAATYGGEAMTPLSGSLLIRHNNTGVFDNPYDAMPPKTTLPKGSNWKVFGYLNGCYNVGKNQWVRQDDVIYPSESTASNTIGYVNYVPFYGVRVTTYPSLMENTVILRHGTALNITQKSVIDGKTWYQFNKTNYLNYGWWTGSTNGSEMWIPSDYVSFNPIYTPLKENYLQVQYIKGYSIRVFQSPDGSKPTNQYLKDGTYWKVFGYQNDYYQVGNNQWVQAPYVALYDNNHN; translated from the coding sequence ATGAAATTCAAATTCACAAAAATTATCGGGGCAGCAGTGGTTCTTCTATCCCCGCTTGCTGCTACTGGTACAGTTTTAGCAGATACAAACTCTGCGGCTACTTATGGAGGAGAAGCAATGACTCCTTTGAGTGGAAGTTTATTAATTAGGCATAACAACACAGGTGTTTTTGACAACCCGTATGATGCAATGCCTCCCAAAACGACATTACCTAAGGGAAGTAACTGGAAAGTATTCGGGTATTTAAACGGTTGTTATAACGTTGGAAAAAACCAATGGGTTAGACAAGATGACGTAATCTATCCTTCTGAGTCAACGGCTTCCAATACTATAGGATATGTTAATTATGTCCCATTTTATGGAGTAAGAGTAACGACTTATCCAAGTTTAATGGAAAACACTGTTATATTGAGGCACGGAACCGCCCTTAATATCACTCAAAAAAGTGTAATCGATGGCAAAACCTGGTATCAATTCAATAAAACAAATTATTTGAACTATGGTTGGTGGACAGGTTCTACTAACGGCTCTGAAATGTGGATTCCAAGTGATTACGTCTCTTTTAATCCAATCTATACTCCATTAAAAGAAAATTATCTGCAAGTCCAATACATTAAAGGATATAGTATTCGGGTCTTTCAATCACCTGATGGCAGCAAGCCAACCAATCAATATTTGAAAGACGGTACTTATTGGAAAGTATTTGGATATCAAAATGATTATTATCAAGTAGGAAATAATCAATGGGTTCAAGCTCCGTATGTCGCTTTATATGACAACAATCATAATTAA
- a CDS encoding ABC transporter ATP-binding protein, which produces MEQNEVNSNVAIEMKDLTKQFGTFTANDHISMQVNRGEVHGLLGENGAGKTTLMNMLSGILQPTSGEIFVDGQEVHLRSAKDATALGIGMVHQHFMLVQNFTVLENIMLGVEKTNKMGILDRKAARQKIVELSQRYGLQLTPEAKIEDISVGMQQRVEIIKVLYRNADILIFDEPTAVLTPQEIDELLEILKRLASEGKAIILISHKLKELKAVADRTTIIRRGKVIETVEMSSTSPEKLAELMVGHEVSFHRERKDVSLGAEVLKINNFKVVNDQKVTKIHDFNLSIRKGEIVGLAGIDGNGQTELIKAITGLIPSAGGTVEINGKNLTHAEPRKVIRAGVGHIPEDRQRFGLILPMNLVENSNLMVYDQSPYSKGTFINKNEMIKLTKNLLNKYDVRHSSIYETARDLSGGNQQKLIIARELSRDPDLLIAFNPTRGLDVGAIEFIHSQILAARAEGHAILLISYELDELQQLSDRIAVIHDGTIVGQAKTEDLTESEIGLLMAGEQVADKEELIHAN; this is translated from the coding sequence ATGGAGCAAAATGAAGTGAATTCTAATGTGGCAATTGAAATGAAAGATCTCACGAAGCAATTTGGAACTTTTACAGCTAATGATCATATTTCAATGCAAGTAAACCGTGGTGAGGTTCACGGCCTTTTAGGAGAAAACGGGGCTGGCAAAACAACATTAATGAATATGCTTTCGGGCATTTTACAGCCGACTAGCGGCGAAATTTTTGTTGATGGTCAGGAAGTTCATCTCCGTTCAGCAAAAGATGCAACAGCTTTAGGAATTGGGATGGTTCACCAACATTTTATGTTGGTTCAAAATTTTACGGTTCTGGAAAATATAATGTTGGGCGTTGAGAAAACTAATAAAATGGGAATCCTTGACCGCAAAGCTGCTAGACAAAAAATTGTTGAACTTTCTCAACGTTATGGTTTGCAATTAACACCTGAAGCAAAAATTGAAGATATTTCTGTTGGTATGCAGCAAAGAGTTGAAATTATTAAAGTGTTGTATCGAAATGCAGATATTTTGATTTTCGATGAACCAACCGCCGTCTTAACACCCCAAGAGATAGACGAACTTTTAGAAATTTTAAAACGTTTAGCTAGTGAAGGAAAAGCAATCATTTTAATTTCTCATAAATTAAAAGAGTTAAAAGCGGTGGCAGATCGTACGACAATAATTCGCCGGGGGAAAGTTATTGAAACAGTCGAAATGTCTTCAACTTCTCCTGAGAAATTAGCCGAATTAATGGTTGGTCATGAAGTGAGCTTTCATAGAGAGCGTAAAGACGTTTCATTGGGTGCTGAGGTACTAAAGATCAATAATTTTAAGGTTGTTAATGATCAGAAAGTAACTAAAATTCACGATTTCAATCTATCTATTCGAAAGGGAGAAATTGTCGGACTCGCGGGAATTGATGGCAACGGTCAAACCGAATTAATTAAGGCGATTACCGGACTTATACCCAGTGCGGGGGGGACGGTTGAAATTAACGGTAAGAATTTAACTCATGCCGAACCGCGTAAAGTCATCCGTGCTGGAGTCGGGCATATTCCTGAAGATCGTCAGCGTTTTGGCTTGATTTTACCAATGAACTTAGTTGAAAATTCTAATCTAATGGTCTACGATCAGTCACCTTATTCCAAGGGAACTTTTATTAACAAAAATGAAATGATTAAATTGACAAAAAATCTTCTTAATAAATATGATGTTCGTCACAGCAGTATTTATGAGACAGCCAGAGATTTATCAGGTGGTAATCAGCAAAAATTAATTATTGCCCGCGAATTGAGTCGAGATCCCGACCTTTTAATAGCTTTTAATCCTACGCGCGGACTTGATGTAGGAGCAATTGAGTTTATTCATTCTCAAATCCTTGCGGCCCGAGCTGAAGGACATGCAATTTTGTTGATTTCCTATGAGTTAGACGAATTGCAGCAACTATCTGATCGAATTGCGGTTATTCATGATGGAACGATTGTTGGTCAAGCGAAAACTGAAGATTTGACTGAAAGTGAAATCGGGTTGTTAATGGCCGGTGAGCAAGTGGCTGATAAGGAGGAGTTGATTCATGCGAATTAA
- a CDS encoding BlaI/MecI/CopY family transcriptional regulator: MNKLTRREEDVMHTLWSQENLELTAREIVRINSDLSQNTVQVVLKKLEDKGFVCTTGVTHSGPTLAKQYKALILEEDYYTSLVSKINRKKMVVNLISEIDDCLTIDDIIGIAEKKKKELREYKE, from the coding sequence GTGAATAAATTAACACGACGTGAAGAAGACGTGATGCATACGTTATGGTCTCAGGAGAATTTGGAACTAACGGCTCGTGAAATTGTTCGAATTAATTCTGATTTAAGTCAAAATACGGTTCAAGTTGTTCTTAAGAAACTTGAGGACAAGGGATTTGTTTGTACAACTGGCGTTACTCATTCTGGACCAACTCTTGCTAAGCAGTACAAAGCATTGATTTTGGAAGAAGATTATTACACGAGTTTAGTTTCTAAAATTAATCGAAAGAAAATGGTTGTTAATTTGATTTCCGAAATAGATGACTGCTTAACAATCGATGATATTATTGGAATTGCTGAAAAAAAGAAGAAGGAACTTAGAGAATATAAGGAGTAA
- a CDS encoding arginase family protein — MNQTVCLINQQWQGGMNPDYSFGASLLAQIVPPSSAETIFAPMEEGAESLTSIDGQETLLRQMKATYDLLVEKNLAKVITLGGDCAVSEAPFDYLHGKYPLDLGIIWLDAHPDVSNESNSHHVHEMVLANLMHRGAKDFNQSVVHPFKPSQVLLAGLQVQDLRPKDKLVHQLNLTISTPENLTTASNWIKHQGIKRLAIHWDLDVLAPDDFYSILPAKPGLDLKDFDAAVGTLMLNQVLEFLEEIQKSCEIVGLTLAEHMPWDALRLRSGLRNLEIFS; from the coding sequence ATGAATCAAACTGTTTGTTTAATTAATCAGCAATGGCAAGGCGGGATGAATCCAGATTATTCTTTTGGAGCATCCTTGTTAGCTCAAATAGTTCCACCGAGTTCCGCCGAAACGATTTTTGCCCCAATGGAAGAAGGAGCTGAAAGTTTAACTTCTATTGACGGGCAAGAGACGCTATTGAGACAAATGAAAGCCACTTATGATCTTTTGGTCGAGAAAAATTTAGCCAAAGTGATTACGCTAGGTGGTGACTGCGCTGTTTCCGAGGCTCCTTTTGATTACTTACATGGTAAGTATCCACTTGATTTAGGAATTATTTGGCTTGATGCACATCCTGATGTATCGAATGAAAGTAACTCCCATCATGTACATGAAATGGTTCTGGCTAATCTAATGCATCGAGGAGCAAAAGATTTTAATCAATCGGTTGTACACCCATTTAAGCCTAGTCAAGTTTTATTAGCAGGTTTACAAGTTCAAGATTTGCGACCTAAAGATAAATTAGTTCACCAGTTAAATTTAACTATTTCGACACCAGAAAATTTAACAACAGCGAGTAATTGGATTAAACATCAGGGAATCAAGCGATTAGCAATTCACTGGGATCTAGACGTATTGGCGCCAGATGACTTTTATTCGATTCTTCCTGCCAAACCAGGTTTAGATCTCAAAGATTTTGACGCTGCTGTAGGTACATTAATGCTTAATCAAGTGCTTGAATTTTTAGAAGAGATCCAGAAATCTTGTGAGATCGTTGGTTTGACACTCGCTGAACATATGCCGTGGGATGCTTTAAGATTACGTTCAGGACTAAGAAATTTAGAGATTTTTTCATAA
- a CDS encoding ABC transporter permease — translation MRIKKIRIGGIMIPLVSVFLGLLVGAVIMMLSHFNPIQNYINLFVGALGSPNAIGEVLRAATPLMLTALGFSVANSAGFFNVGLAGQALAGWLASVWFALTFSHLPGIILLPGSIIIGALAGAFWSGIAGFLRAYFGASEVITTIMLNYISLYGTNAIVKGSMVKSDADSTPLIPAQARLRTPFLEQLTQNSTFHWGIIISILMVLLVWFLMKKTTLGFEIRAVGMNEDASRYAGMSSKKTIISAMLISGALAGLGGAMEGLGNFQNIFVNTVLPDIGFDGMSVSLLATGNPIGIIFSALLFGILKIGGLNISINSTTPSEIVNIVIASVIFFVGANYIIRYWGAKMKLTRKNKVGDA, via the coding sequence ATGCGAATTAAAAAGATACGAATCGGAGGAATTATGATTCCGCTGGTTTCAGTTTTCTTAGGATTGTTAGTCGGAGCTGTTATTATGATGCTCTCGCATTTTAATCCCATTCAAAATTATATCAACTTATTTGTCGGAGCTCTTGGAAGCCCGAATGCGATTGGGGAAGTTTTAAGGGCTGCAACGCCCCTAATGTTAACTGCTTTAGGATTTTCAGTCGCAAATTCAGCTGGCTTCTTTAATGTTGGTCTGGCGGGACAGGCTTTAGCTGGTTGGTTAGCTTCAGTTTGGTTTGCACTTACATTTTCTCATTTGCCCGGGATTATTTTACTGCCAGGGTCCATCATTATTGGAGCGTTGGCTGGAGCTTTTTGGTCAGGCATCGCAGGATTTTTAAGAGCATATTTTGGTGCAAGTGAAGTTATTACCACTATTATGTTAAATTATATATCTCTTTACGGTACTAACGCGATTGTTAAAGGCTCAATGGTTAAAAGTGACGCAGATTCGACCCCGCTAATACCAGCACAAGCACGACTTAGGACACCTTTTTTAGAACAATTAACTCAAAATTCGACTTTTCACTGGGGAATAATAATATCTATATTAATGGTGCTACTAGTTTGGTTTTTGATGAAAAAAACAACTCTTGGTTTTGAGATTAGAGCAGTCGGAATGAATGAAGATGCATCACGTTATGCAGGGATGTCTTCAAAAAAGACTATTATTTCTGCAATGTTGATTTCAGGAGCATTAGCTGGACTTGGTGGAGCGATGGAAGGACTTGGAAATTTCCAAAATATATTTGTTAATACCGTTCTTCCTGATATTGGTTTTGACGGAATGTCAGTTTCACTTTTGGCGACAGGTAACCCGATCGGCATCATCTTTTCTGCCTTGCTATTTGGAATACTAAAAATCGGAGGTTTGAATATTTCTATTAATTCTACAACTCCTTCAGAAATTGTTAATATTGTAATCGCTTCAGTTATTTTCTTTGTAGGCGCTAACTACATCATTCGATATTGGGGTGCAAAAATGAAGCTAACTCGTAAAAACAAGGTAGGTGATGCATAA
- a CDS encoding MurR/RpiR family transcriptional regulator, whose protein sequence is MLLDDLEKISDFSNAESELARFLLDNPDQINDLTALKLGKLTYTSKSTVLRFCKKIGFSGFTDFKKRFIIETVEQQRVLEVSKKRPVNQDTEIKNLSTSIMSIYNEALTITRLQIEPTILESTLQKLATMSLIDIYGNGIAESCGVAAAFKFRTLGYNSSEQTNINEHFIAVTKNQRNRAAILLSFTGGNSAIIEFANYLKGQDFYLIGIGGNSDDSLSQLVDVYFKVPSTSNLNSLEVVSEMAAINYVLDLLFSGLTVINYSSVVKSSADLIERR, encoded by the coding sequence TTGCTTTTAGATGATTTAGAAAAAATTAGTGATTTTTCAAATGCTGAATCTGAGTTGGCGCGCTTTTTGCTTGATAACCCTGATCAAATTAATGATTTGACAGCTTTAAAACTTGGGAAATTAACTTATACAAGCAAGTCAACGGTTTTGAGATTTTGCAAAAAAATTGGTTTTTCCGGTTTTACGGATTTCAAGAAAAGGTTTATCATCGAAACTGTTGAACAACAGCGAGTTCTAGAAGTATCCAAAAAAAGACCAGTAAATCAAGATACAGAGATTAAGAATTTATCAACGAGTATAATGTCGATCTATAATGAAGCCTTGACAATAACTCGCTTACAAATTGAACCAACAATTCTTGAAAGTACATTACAAAAGTTGGCGACAATGAGTCTAATTGATATTTACGGAAACGGAATTGCGGAAAGTTGTGGTGTCGCTGCCGCTTTTAAATTTCGTACCCTCGGCTACAACAGTTCGGAACAGACTAATATTAACGAACATTTTATTGCTGTTACTAAAAATCAACGAAACCGAGCTGCTATCTTGCTTTCTTTTACAGGAGGCAACTCAGCTATCATAGAATTTGCTAATTATTTGAAGGGTCAAGACTTTTATCTGATTGGGATTGGAGGGAATAGTGACGATTCCTTATCACAGTTAGTTGACGTATATTTTAAAGTCCCAAGCACCAGCAATCTTAATAGCTTGGAAGTGGTGAGTGAAATGGCCGCCATAAATTACGTTCTAGATCTTCTTTTCTCTGGTTTGACGGTGATTAATTATTCGTCAGTGGTTAAATCTTCTGCTGATTTAATTGAACGTCGATAG